The genomic window GGCCGTCATCGCCCCTCACAGCTCCTCCACCGTCCGACCCCGGGTCAGTACCGTCCTCGCGCTTTCCTCCACCGGTTTCAGCCCACGCCCCGAGGCCAGCCTGCTCTCGCGACCGTTCGGCGACTGCTCCGTCGGGGTCGCTCCCGTTTCCAGAATCGGCCTCGGGAACCGATCCTCCTGCATCGACCGTGGGAATGCCGTCGTTCCCCAGTTCGTCGTGGACGCTCCGGGGTGCGTGGAGGCAATCGAAGACGTGGAGTTCCGTCGCGACTGCCTCGCGGGCGGCTGCGACGTCGTGTTTGCGCCGGAACCGTCGCAGGATCTCCTGGAAGGGAAGCGGCTCACCGTCCTCGTCGACCGCGACGACCTCCCCGTCCAGGATCGCCGGCGGCTCCACGTGTTCTGCGACGAAGTCGACGATCTCCGGGAGGGCCTCCGTCACCTCCTCCATGTTTCGCGAGTAGAGATGGACGCGATCCTCGCGAGCCTTTCCGTCGTTCGCATCGGTATCCGTCGTGGCCACCAGATCGTCCGGCGGGTCCTCCGCAGCCTCGTAGTGGACCTGCACTCGCGCGCCGTCGAGTTTGGTCTCGACGAGCGCCGACTTCCAGTCTTCGAGCGCGTCGGTGACGGTGCCTGCCTGTGCGAGCATCGCCTGCACCGGCCGTCCGACCTCGAGGCCGAGTTCGTCCAGGGCGGCCTCGCCGCCCGCACGGGCCTCCTCCGCGACGAGCCCGTAATCGTTGGTCACCTGGAGGGCCCGGGCGACCGTGGATTCGGTGACCTCGAAGGCCGCTGCGATCGCGTCCCGGACGGTGCCCTCACCGACGCCGATGCGCATCTCGCCGAGGACGAGTCGCGAGAGGTAGCGCGCCTCCTCCGGCGTGCTGTCGCTGAACAGCGAGAAGAGTAGATCTTCCTTCCGGTCTTCGCTGCCGGATCCCGACGCACTCGCGATCGCATCGAACTCCTCGAAGACGTCGCTGACCAACCGCCCCTTCTCGCCGTCGTCGCCAGAGACCGCGAACGCGTCGAGACCGGCCTGTCCACCCAGCTCGAGGCTGGCAGCCACGTCGCCGACGTCGCCGAGGTCCGCGAGCCGATCCTCGATGGTCTCCGCGGAGACGCCGGGCTCGGCAGCACGGGCCAGGGCTGCGTAGCAACGGCTCGGGCCGATGTCGTGCGTTCGGGACTGCCACGCCGGGAAGATTCGACCCTGGACGAACCGAGCGACGATGGGAAGGTCCTCCTCGGCTGCCTCGAGCAGATCCGCCGTCAGCGCGATTACGTCGAGGTCGGCGTCCGTCTGCTCGATCTCGGCTGCGCGGGTGGCGAACGCCTCGAACTCCATTCGAGACGAGGATTTCGGGGGATTCGTGTTAAGCGCCGCGGGTCAGTGCAGCCGTCCGTCGGGTCCCCGGTCAGGGCGCGAATCCGATGCAGCTTGCGCAGTTCGTCGAAACGATGATCGCCAGCGGCGTCAAGCCTCGGTCCGCTTCCCCACCTTGAAGGCAATCGCCGTTGGATCCCAGGGCATGGCAGACGTCGACCTCGTGGACGACGTCGCGGCCCTCCGATCGATCGATCACGAGCGCTTCCACCAGCAGGTCGAAACGGAACGGAAGCGTCTCAAAGCGGCGATCGACGACGGAATATTCGACAACCCACAGGGCAGCATCGGCCTCGAGTACGAGTTCTACGCCGTCGCCGAACCCGACGCAGCCGAGGGACGAACCGGGGCCACGGAGGCGGGGAGTCTGATGCGGGTTCCCCGCCGGCTCCTCACGATGATCGGCTTCGAGAAGGAACTCGGCCTCCACAACGC from Salinarchaeum sp. Harcht-Bsk1 includes these protein-coding regions:
- a CDS encoding DNA ligase (ATP) — translated: MEFEAFATRAAEIEQTDADLDVIALTADLLEAAEEDLPIVARFVQGRIFPAWQSRTHDIGPSRCYAALARAAEPGVSAETIEDRLADLGDVGDVAASLELGGQAGLDAFAVSGDDGEKGRLVSDVFEEFDAIASASGSGSEDRKEDLLFSLFSDSTPEEARYLSRLVLGEMRIGVGEGTVRDAIAAAFEVTESTVARALQVTNDYGLVAEEARAGGEAALDELGLEVGRPVQAMLAQAGTVTDALEDWKSALVETKLDGARVQVHYEAAEDPPDDLVATTDTDANDGKAREDRVHLYSRNMEEVTEALPEIVDFVAEHVEPPAILDGEVVAVDEDGEPLPFQEILRRFRRKHDVAAAREAVATELHVFDCLHAPRSVHDELGNDGIPTVDAGGSVPEADSGNGSDPDGAVAERSREQAGLGAWAETGGGKREDGTDPGSDGGGAVRGDDGQHESPQSSGVREPGDGPGVDLLDVPLAGRREYLEAVADDGVVEATVTADADEIASLEAEALEAGHEGIMLKNPEAAYTPGRRGKDWRKRKPDVETLDLVVTGAEWGEGRRAELLGTYTLAARTEDDFVEVGNVATGITDEELADLHDLLEPHVRSSEGQAVDIEPAVVFEVGYEEIQRSPTYESGYALRFPRFVTVREDLDSDGADSLERVERIADQQ